Proteins encoded by one window of Actinocorallia herbida:
- the def gene encoding peptide deformylase encodes MSGNARPITLIGDPVLHRSLKEVTEFDDALRELADDMFASMYAANGVGLAANQIGVDLRIFVYDCTDDHGEQQKGVVVNPTIEFPDRNRTLDNDSEGCLSVPGPYAEVARVDHVHCHGFDLEGNPISLHGTGQLARCFQHEADHLDGKLYVDRIPAKARKQVIREYEARKAEAEAAS; translated from the coding sequence ATGTCGGGGAACGCACGGCCGATCACACTCATCGGGGACCCGGTCCTCCACCGGTCGCTGAAGGAGGTGACGGAGTTCGACGACGCGCTGCGGGAGCTGGCCGACGACATGTTCGCCAGCATGTACGCCGCCAACGGGGTCGGGCTCGCCGCCAACCAGATCGGCGTGGACCTGCGGATCTTCGTCTACGACTGCACCGACGACCACGGGGAGCAGCAGAAGGGCGTCGTGGTGAACCCGACCATCGAGTTCCCCGACCGCAACCGGACGCTGGACAACGACTCCGAAGGCTGCCTTTCGGTCCCGGGGCCGTACGCCGAGGTCGCGCGCGTGGACCACGTGCACTGCCACGGGTTCGACCTCGAGGGCAACCCGATCTCGCTGCACGGCACCGGCCAGCTCGCGCGCTGCTTCCAGCACGAGGCCGACCACCTCGACGGCAAGCTCTACGTCGACCGCATCCCGGCGAAGGCGCGCAAGCAGGTGATCCGGGAGTACGAGGCGCGCAAGGCCGAGGCCGAAGCGGCCTCCTGA